One region of Chryseobacterium muglaense genomic DNA includes:
- a CDS encoding alpha/beta fold hydrolase, producing the protein MKTELQHINFLYTTDSQREYHIPLSYQLFGKELFSAPIILVNHALTGNSNVTGENGWWKQLIGENQVIDTNKYTVLCFNIPGNGYDDFFIDEYSDFIPSDIANIFLKGLESLHIKNIYALIGGSLGGGIGWEMLSKKTDLAEIFIPIACDSKTHDWLHAQCLVQKFLLNGNDEPLQKARIHAMLCYRTPQSLNNRFQNKFSQEKQQLESEDWLTYHGESLAERFSLKSYQLMNHLLMNINANENKMEKIHARMHMISVDTDLFFPASEIWQCFEKLKEKKENVFYHEIKSVHGHDAFLMEYSQLNNIINNIL; encoded by the coding sequence TTGAAAACAGAACTGCAACATATTAACTTTTTGTACACAACCGATTCTCAGAGAGAATATCATATCCCGTTAAGCTATCAGCTTTTTGGGAAAGAACTCTTTTCTGCACCCATTATTTTGGTAAATCATGCCTTAACCGGAAACTCGAATGTTACCGGAGAAAATGGCTGGTGGAAACAACTGATTGGTGAAAATCAGGTGATTGATACAAACAAATATACAGTTCTCTGTTTCAATATTCCCGGAAACGGTTATGATGATTTTTTTATTGACGAATATTCAGATTTTATCCCTTCAGATATTGCAAATATATTTCTGAAAGGTCTTGAATCTTTACATATTAAAAACATATACGCTCTGATTGGTGGTTCATTGGGTGGAGGAATCGGTTGGGAAATGCTTTCGAAAAAAACAGATTTAGCCGAAATTTTTATCCCAATTGCCTGTGATTCTAAAACTCATGATTGGCTGCATGCCCAATGTCTTGTTCAGAAATTTTTATTAAATGGAAATGATGAACCATTACAAAAAGCTAGAATTCATGCGATGTTATGCTACAGAACGCCGCAATCTTTAAACAACAGATTTCAAAATAAATTCAGTCAGGAAAAACAACAGTTAGAATCTGAAGATTGGTTGACTTATCATGGGGAATCTCTTGCCGAAAGATTTAGTTTAAAGTCTTATCAACTGATGAATCATTTACTGATGAATATCAATGCAAACGAGAATAAGATGGAGAAAATTCACGCACGAATGCACATGATCTCTGTAGATACAGATTTATTTTTTCCAGCCTCAGAAATCTGGCAATGCTTTGAAAAGCTAAAAGAAAAGAAAGAAAATGTTTTCTATCACGAGATCAAATCAGTTCATGGGCACGACGCCTTCTTAATGGAATACAGTCAATTAAATAATATCATAAATAATATTTTATAA